A single genomic interval of Pyrobaculum arsenaticum DSM 13514 harbors:
- the cyaB gene encoding class IV adenylate cyclase, with the protein MLEVEVKYRARLSDVREALRGLGFSLLSSSEEVDIYFQHPCRDFSASDEALRVRLSGGAASVTYKGPRTGTEAKTRLEITASSGVEVVEVFKKLGFAPVATVKKRREYYQKGDILVSLDEVEGLGEFVEIEKAVADAAEVEGAVREVKELASALGLKEEVRETYLELFLKIFKSGS; encoded by the coding sequence ATGCTAGAAGTGGAGGTTAAGTATAGGGCCCGTCTTTCCGACGTAAGGGAAGCTCTGCGCGGTCTCGGCTTTTCTCTCCTTTCCTCCTCAGAGGAGGTGGACATCTACTTCCAACACCCGTGTAGGGACTTCTCGGCTTCAGACGAGGCGTTGAGAGTCAGGTTATCGGGGGGCGCCGCTTCGGTGACTTACAAGGGTCCGAGAACTGGGACTGAGGCTAAGACTCGGCTGGAGATAACGGCTAGCTCCGGCGTAGAGGTTGTGGAGGTTTTTAAAAAGCTTGGCTTTGCCCCAGTGGCTACAGTTAAGAAGAGACGCGAGTACTACCAGAAGGGCGATATTTTGGTTTCTCTTGACGAGGTGGAGGGGCTTGGAGAGTTTGTGGAAATAGAAAAAGCCGTGGCCGACGCGGCGGAGGTGGAAGGCGCTGTGAGGGAGGTCAAGGAACTTGCTTCAGCCTTGGGGTTAAAGGAGGAGGTTCGGGAGACTTATCTAGAGCTTTTTTTGAAGATTTTTAAATCTGGGAGCTAG
- the pyk gene encoding pyruvate kinase: MTLAKRVATLGPSTDALAPPDITRLLDSVNGVRINLAHASLEEVKSRLTTVRRYEKERGRPLAVIADLKGPSVRVGSVDPVEVRAGDRVVFKMGDKSDGSYIPISTRAFFQTAEPGDLILMLDGKLKLRVTEAGPDYVKAVSESDGIVTSGKAVVIEGKDFDLPQPAEEDVEILQRLSAVKEELDYVSVSLAKSCKDVDSVRSLLEELGYESLIAVKVESRGAVETLESLIQCSDYIVVGRGDLGLHYKLELLPAVQRRVVNTCLKHGKPVAVATQLLDSIQNSPVPTRAEVNDVYTTASMGVDSLWLTNETAVGKYPIDAVMWLSKILANVEYSFESRAEPRDVRDRFALGLVEMAEDLGANILVYSMTGTLARRIAKFRPRNVVYVGTPNIKVARRLAAIWALEPLHVPSESYEEGLEKLTTLKGIPPYVATFGIRGGSHTIKVKFN; this comes from the coding sequence GTGACTTTAGCCAAGAGAGTCGCCACACTAGGACCCTCCACAGACGCCCTCGCCCCACCCGATATTACAAGACTACTAGACTCCGTCAACGGCGTCAGGATCAACTTGGCTCACGCGAGTTTAGAGGAGGTGAAGAGCAGGCTGACAACGGTAAGGAGGTACGAGAAGGAGCGGGGTAGGCCGCTGGCCGTTATTGCAGATCTAAAAGGACCCAGCGTCAGAGTGGGCTCAGTGGATCCAGTAGAGGTGCGGGCTGGAGACCGGGTTGTTTTCAAAATGGGGGATAAGTCAGATGGCTCATACATACCGATATCTACCAGAGCCTTCTTCCAGACGGCGGAGCCCGGGGATTTAATATTAATGCTCGACGGCAAGCTTAAGCTCAGGGTCACAGAAGCAGGTCCAGACTACGTGAAGGCCGTATCGGAATCCGACGGCATCGTGACCAGCGGAAAGGCCGTCGTCATCGAGGGCAAAGATTTCGACCTACCCCAGCCGGCTGAAGAAGATGTAGAAATTCTGCAAAGGCTATCCGCCGTTAAGGAAGAGTTGGACTACGTATCTGTAAGCCTTGCCAAGAGTTGTAAAGACGTTGATTCGGTGCGGTCACTCCTCGAGGAGTTGGGGTACGAGAGTCTAATAGCAGTTAAGGTAGAGAGTAGGGGGGCGGTAGAAACCCTAGAAAGTTTGATACAGTGTAGCGATTACATTGTTGTCGGGAGGGGCGACTTGGGGCTACACTACAAGCTCGAGCTACTCCCCGCGGTGCAGAGGAGGGTTGTAAACACATGCTTAAAACACGGAAAGCCAGTTGCCGTAGCCACGCAACTTTTAGACTCAATACAAAACTCGCCCGTCCCCACCAGGGCCGAGGTCAACGACGTGTACACCACAGCGTCTATGGGCGTGGACAGCTTGTGGCTAACTAACGAAACCGCGGTGGGAAAATACCCCATAGATGCGGTGATGTGGCTCTCTAAAATTTTGGCAAACGTGGAGTACAGTTTTGAAAGCCGAGCAGAGCCTCGAGATGTTAGAGACCGCTTCGCCTTGGGGCTTGTGGAAATGGCGGAGGACTTGGGCGCAAATATACTGGTTTATAGCATGACCGGAACTCTGGCCAGGAGAATAGCCAAGTTTAGACCCAGAAACGTAGTTTATGTGGGCACTCCCAACATCAAGGTGGCCCGACGCCTCGCCGCAATATGGGCCCTAGAGCCACTCCACGTACCATCAGAAAGCTACGAAGAGGGCTTAGAGAAGCTAACAACACTTAAGGGAATCCCACCCTACGTGGCTACGTTCGGAATTAGGGGAGGTTCACACACGATAAAAGTAAAGTTCAACTAA
- a CDS encoding AMMECR1 domain-containing protein, with amino-acid sequence MSLGAELIAHARSAMLSRLRGLPLPERHPVLSAIRAGVFVAVESIVRSGGYERREVRGSLGTVEPFQDLAYDLAKISAKLVYSIPRFTEFDLRRSVIEVTLVEGLMGWDGSLDGFQWGVEGVYAVSGSRRFVVLPQTMIERRLIGPPLLRYVESMVGVPDKLYKFKTRIFYELRPEGDVIERELWKSRVIRQYLEVMR; translated from the coding sequence ATGTCTTTAGGTGCTGAGCTCATCGCCCATGCCCGTAGTGCCATGTTGAGTAGGCTACGTGGCCTGCCCTTGCCTGAGCGCCACCCAGTCTTATCCGCCATTAGGGCGGGGGTGTTTGTCGCCGTTGAGTCGATTGTGAGATCTGGCGGATATGAGCGGAGAGAGGTGAGGGGCTCGCTTGGGACTGTGGAGCCTTTCCAAGACTTGGCGTACGACCTGGCCAAGATATCGGCTAAGCTCGTTTATTCTATTCCTAGGTTTACTGAGTTTGACTTGAGGAGGTCTGTGATTGAGGTTACACTCGTCGAGGGGCTTATGGGGTGGGACGGCTCTCTCGACGGCTTCCAGTGGGGAGTTGAGGGCGTCTACGCGGTTTCGGGCTCTCGCAGGTTCGTGGTTTTGCCGCAGACTATGATCGAGAGGCGCCTAATAGGCCCGCCTTTGTTGCGCTACGTCGAGTCTATGGTGGGCGTTCCTGACAAGCTGTATAAGTTTAAGACGCGGATTTTCTACGAGCTACGCCCCGAGGGCGATGTGATTGAGCGCGAGTTGTGGAAGTCTAGGGTGATTAGGCAATATCTCGAAGTTATGCGTTAA
- a CDS encoding aspartyl protease family protein — protein MSAFSVKARVWNIHNPLKAAEVELLVDTGATYTVLPSSLLEGLGVVTDRTVKLRLADGRVVERRVGEIGIEINRYRASATPVVFGDEGVYLLGSVTMEQLGVMPDPVGKRLRPVEALLMRLH, from the coding sequence GTGAGCGCGTTTTCTGTAAAAGCCAGGGTGTGGAATATCCACAACCCTCTGAAGGCCGCCGAGGTGGAGCTCCTAGTTGATACTGGAGCCACATACACGGTGTTGCCGTCTAGTCTTCTCGAAGGCTTGGGCGTAGTGACTGATAGAACCGTCAAATTAAGACTTGCCGACGGCCGCGTCGTGGAGAGGCGTGTCGGCGAAATAGGCATTGAAATTAATAGGTATAGAGCTTCGGCAACGCCAGTAGTGTTCGGCGATGAAGGCGTCTACCTGCTTGGATCTGTTACTATGGAACAGCTGGGAGTCATGCCAGATCCGGTTGGGAAGAGACTGAGACCCGTAGAGGCCTTGTTAATGCGCCTACACTAG
- a CDS encoding FHA domain-containing protein produces MPWRCPVCGTENRDEALTCRVCGAYKPEATTKRLQVAKETALPYVVVSVEVLESPVESLVGKKFEFMIEATGAIVTVGRAVDNQVVIPDPTVSRRHLRLIVTSNGIVVEDLGSSNGTFLLEGGSERRVRAENVGRQALIRIGHTKLRLTLS; encoded by the coding sequence ATGCCCTGGCGCTGTCCTGTATGCGGAACCGAGAATAGAGACGAAGCGTTGACGTGTAGGGTTTGCGGGGCTTACAAGCCAGAGGCAACTACGAAGAGGTTGCAAGTGGCGAAGGAGACGGCTCTGCCGTATGTTGTGGTGTCTGTAGAGGTTTTGGAAAGCCCTGTCGAGTCGCTTGTGGGAAAAAAGTTCGAATTCATGATTGAGGCGACAGGCGCGATAGTAACGGTGGGGAGGGCAGTGGATAACCAAGTGGTTATTCCCGACCCCACTGTGTCTAGAAGACATCTGAGACTTATCGTGACATCTAACGGGATTGTGGTAGAAGATCTCGGGAGTAGCAACGGCACGTTTTTGCTAGAAGGCGGATCAGAACGTAGGGTTAGGGCTGAGAACGTCGGGAGGCAAGCACTAATCAGAATTGGACATACTAAGCTTAGGCTAACCCTATCCTGA
- the rpsB gene encoding 30S ribosomal protein S2, with amino-acid sequence MSEEMQYEYLVPLEKYLSAGVRLGTRLSNKYLEDRGFIFAVRPDGLRIFDIKKIDERLKIAARFIARYPPDRVLVHTTRPYGFKPVQMFCKYVGCKALTGRFIPGTLTNPNLPHYQEADLLFVVDPKLDAQAVAEAAKMGVPVIALVDTDTPHQYIDFMIPCNNKGRKSLALIFWILARQVLRERGELKPDQDLPVPPEEFETRLVQT; translated from the coding sequence ATGTCGGAGGAGATGCAGTATGAATATCTCGTGCCTCTGGAGAAATACCTAAGCGCCGGCGTGAGGCTGGGGACACGCCTCTCCAACAAATATCTTGAAGATAGAGGGTTTATATTCGCCGTGAGACCAGACGGCCTCAGGATATTTGACATTAAAAAGATAGACGAGCGCCTAAAAATCGCCGCTAGGTTTATCGCAAGATATCCCCCAGACAGAGTGTTGGTGCACACGACGAGGCCTTACGGCTTTAAGCCTGTACAGATGTTCTGCAAATACGTCGGGTGCAAGGCGCTTACGGGGAGATTTATACCAGGAACTTTGACAAACCCAAACTTACCTCACTACCAAGAGGCCGACCTCCTCTTCGTAGTCGATCCAAAGCTAGACGCCCAGGCCGTTGCCGAGGCCGCCAAGATGGGAGTACCCGTAATTGCCCTTGTAGACACGGACACGCCGCACCAGTATATCGACTTCATGATCCCCTGTAACAATAAGGGCAGGAAAAGCCTCGCCTTGATTTTCTGGATTCTCGCCAGGCAAGTTTTAAGAGAGCGCGGCGAATTAAAGCCAGATCAAGACCTCCCAGTGCCTCCTGAGGAGTTTGAAACGCGGCTAGTACAGACTTAA
- the cysS gene encoding cysteine--tRNA ligase — protein MRIYNTATRQLEEFVTYTPRLARGYVCGITPYDSVHVGHGRVYVFFDMFRRYLEAQGYEVRLVINFTDIDDKIINRAREEFGAEAYKRWREVPERYIAEFFEMSKRLFIKPAYAYPKVTENVEDMVSWIKALVEKGYAYTAPDGSVYFEVGKVPNYGVLSRQRIEELMAGARVEPEPGKRNPLDFALWKSWTPGEPWWESPWCPGRPGWHLECVVMSTKHLGVPFDFHGGGADLIFPHHENEIAIAKAYFGVDNFARYWIHVGYLTVRGEKMSKSLGNVVTLREALSKYSGEALRLAYAMSHYRKPMEFSYEVLDQAEEMAKTIYTAYDELGQAVGDAGEEDKEALDYGRYVEEFYAALEDDFSTPQAAQQFYGLARYIISTVLHKIDKISRNTALSILSQYVKMADILGVLERREVPKEVEEAVKAAVEVRAKLRKERQYQLADYIRERLAGIGVELHDFGQRTYYTYRRGNRLR, from the coding sequence GTGAGGATATACAACACGGCCACGAGACAGCTGGAGGAGTTCGTCACCTACACCCCCAGACTCGCCCGGGGCTATGTATGCGGGATAACGCCCTACGACAGCGTCCACGTGGGGCACGGCAGAGTCTACGTCTTCTTCGACATGTTCAGGAGGTATCTAGAAGCCCAGGGCTACGAGGTGAGGCTAGTGATAAACTTCACCGACATAGACGACAAGATTATAAACAGGGCGAGGGAGGAGTTCGGCGCGGAGGCGTACAAGAGGTGGAGGGAGGTGCCGGAGAGGTACATCGCCGAGTTTTTCGAAATGAGCAAGAGGCTCTTCATCAAGCCGGCCTACGCCTACCCCAAAGTAACAGAGAACGTGGAGGACATGGTCTCCTGGATAAAGGCGCTGGTGGAGAAGGGCTACGCCTACACGGCGCCCGACGGCTCTGTCTACTTCGAGGTGGGGAAGGTGCCTAACTACGGCGTCCTCTCCCGGCAGAGGATAGAAGAGCTGATGGCAGGTGCGCGGGTGGAGCCCGAGCCCGGCAAGAGGAACCCCCTCGACTTCGCCCTGTGGAAGAGCTGGACTCCGGGAGAGCCCTGGTGGGAGTCGCCCTGGTGCCCCGGGCGGCCCGGCTGGCACCTCGAATGCGTGGTCATGTCCACAAAACACTTGGGCGTGCCATTCGACTTCCACGGCGGAGGCGCCGACTTGATATTCCCACACCACGAAAACGAGATAGCCATTGCGAAGGCATACTTCGGCGTGGACAACTTCGCGAGGTACTGGATACACGTCGGCTACCTCACCGTGAGGGGGGAGAAGATGTCTAAGTCCCTGGGCAACGTCGTGACGCTTAGGGAGGCGCTCTCGAAGTACAGCGGTGAGGCGCTGAGGCTGGCCTACGCCATGAGCCACTACAGAAAGCCCATGGAATTCAGCTACGAGGTGTTGGACCAGGCCGAGGAGATGGCCAAGACCATATACACCGCGTACGACGAGCTGGGACAGGCGGTGGGAGACGCCGGCGAGGAGGACAAAGAGGCGCTGGACTACGGGAGGTACGTCGAGGAGTTCTACGCCGCGCTGGAAGACGACTTCTCCACGCCGCAAGCCGCCCAGCAGTTCTACGGCCTAGCCCGCTACATAATCTCTACGGTGCTCCACAAAATAGACAAGATCTCGCGCAACACGGCGCTTAGTATACTCTCGCAGTATGTAAAAATGGCAGACATCCTCGGAGTCCTCGAGCGGAGAGAGGTGCCTAAAGAAGTGGAGGAGGCGGTTAAAGCCGCCGTGGAGGTTAGGGCCAAGCTCAGAAAGGAGAGGCAGTACCAACTCGCCGACTACATACGGGAGAGGCTGGCGGGCATAGGCGTAGAGCTCCACGACTTCGGGCAGAGAACCTACTACACATACAGGAGGGGTAACAGATTGCGTTGA
- a CDS encoding serine/threonine-protein kinase has product MHHVADYLVAVFAVVLAVAGWFLYRHIVAIVWGIISFVLLLYSTGVIVALNTTLIALILLRAVYDRYRDQILLIFIILTIMKMVILTEYYINEKLVYIYYFIDGIFIVFSILIIYLYRFKPLKIERFMPILVLTSAFVYPEFTPVSVLAGTLAALIDVSFVLVALVAVVNFYYLTALGQHLSFLPPLVLIVSYIATYKRVLYLSVNPPIGWLYSWLGGRYKVIRLLGVGGFSYVLLVKFKKSMYAVKILRFADDQGAPLAGDENILYLFGQEMNRYLELKSDHVVRAYEVYLPAVGYKDIGQYMRNPPYILLEYMDGGTLRDLLRAKKRLPAGYVAELFRQLAQGLYDIHRRNIIHLDIKPENILFTKDRKVAKIGDMGIAKVAIGGRVQSSFMSPAYAAPEVKNGEASFSSDIYSLGCVIYEALTGINPNVFVENGYAIPPPSAYAADIPPWMDEIILKMLDLDPAKRPTVADLVSFIASIYGR; this is encoded by the coding sequence ATGCACCATGTGGCCGATTACCTAGTAGCGGTCTTCGCGGTGGTTTTGGCTGTGGCGGGCTGGTTTCTATATCGACATATAGTGGCGATTGTGTGGGGCATCATCAGCTTCGTCCTGTTGCTCTATTCTACGGGTGTTATTGTCGCACTAAACACGACGTTGATAGCCCTAATACTACTTAGAGCGGTTTATGATAGGTATAGAGATCAAATTTTACTAATCTTTATAATATTAACTATAATGAAAATGGTTATATTGACAGAGTACTATATAAATGAAAAGTTAGTATATATTTACTATTTTATTGATGGAATCTTTATAGTCTTTTCAATTTTAATAATTTATTTATATAGATTCAAGCCTTTAAAAATTGAAAGATTTATGCCAATTCTTGTCCTAACTTCTGCATTTGTGTATCCTGAATTCACACCGGTGTCTGTGTTGGCTGGTACTCTAGCCGCCCTTATCGACGTATCGTTTGTGCTCGTAGCTCTAGTTGCCGTTGTAAACTTCTACTATCTCACCGCCTTGGGCCAGCATCTAAGTTTCCTGCCACCTCTAGTACTCATAGTTTCGTATATTGCCACGTATAAGAGAGTCTTGTACCTGTCAGTAAATCCGCCTATTGGATGGCTATATTCGTGGCTAGGCGGTAGGTATAAGGTAATCCGATTGCTGGGTGTGGGCGGCTTCAGCTATGTACTGTTAGTAAAGTTCAAGAAGTCTATGTATGCGGTTAAAATTCTCCGCTTTGCTGACGACCAGGGAGCGCCCTTGGCTGGGGACGAGAATATCTTGTATCTTTTTGGCCAAGAGATGAACAGGTACTTGGAGCTGAAATCGGATCACGTAGTGAGGGCCTACGAGGTGTATCTGCCGGCTGTTGGATACAAGGACATAGGTCAGTATATGAGGAATCCGCCGTATATACTGCTGGAGTACATGGATGGAGGGACCTTGAGAGATCTGCTGAGAGCTAAGAAGAGGCTACCGGCGGGCTACGTGGCTGAGCTGTTTAGACAATTGGCGCAGGGCCTGTACGACATACATCGCCGTAATATTATCCACCTAGATATCAAGCCTGAAAACATACTTTTTACGAAAGACAGGAAAGTTGCGAAGATAGGCGACATGGGCATCGCGAAGGTTGCAATAGGGGGACGCGTCCAGAGTAGCTTCATGTCGCCTGCATATGCGGCGCCTGAGGTCAAGAATGGGGAGGCCTCCTTTTCCTCGGATATATACTCGCTGGGTTGCGTAATCTATGAAGCATTGACGGGCATAAACCCTAACGTTTTTGTAGAGAACGGATACGCCATTCCGCCGCCGAGCGCCTACGCGGCGGACATCCCCCCATGGATGGATGAGATAATTCTCAAAATGCTAGATCTGGATCCGGCCAAAAGACCCACCGTGGCAGATCTTGTGAGTTTTATCGCGTCTATTTACGGTAGATAG
- the amrB gene encoding AmmeMemoRadiSam system protein B, with amino-acid sequence MRVRKPAVAGYFYPAEKEKLIQQIDWSIKHELGPKALQMPKLGEKALGGVVPHAGYIYSGPVAAWLYSALAGYGKPDAIIIIGPNHYGIGAPVAVMKSGVWETPLGRVEVDGDLAELIMRHYKGVEDDFYAFSKEHSVEVQIPFIQYYFGDVRIVPIVVWRQTLSTSRELGKAVATAIREYGRYVYVLASSDFNHYEPHEVTVQKDDMAISKILKVDEAGLFEVASKFDISICGLGPIGALIVIAKELGFGNVTLLKHATSGDTSGYKDETVGYASILFHR; translated from the coding sequence ATGAGAGTTAGGAAGCCGGCTGTGGCTGGTTACTTTTACCCGGCTGAGAAGGAGAAGCTAATTCAACAAATTGACTGGTCTATAAAGCATGAGCTTGGCCCAAAGGCGTTGCAGATGCCGAAATTGGGGGAGAAGGCGTTGGGAGGAGTTGTGCCGCATGCTGGGTACATATACTCGGGTCCCGTGGCGGCGTGGCTGTACTCCGCGCTTGCTGGCTACGGGAAGCCTGACGCCATTATCATAATTGGCCCCAACCATTACGGGATTGGGGCGCCTGTTGCTGTTATGAAATCGGGAGTGTGGGAGACGCCTCTAGGGCGCGTCGAGGTAGACGGCGATCTCGCCGAGTTGATTATGAGACATTACAAAGGGGTTGAGGACGACTTCTACGCATTTTCTAAGGAGCACTCTGTGGAGGTGCAAATACCCTTTATCCAGTACTACTTTGGAGACGTTAGGATCGTCCCTATTGTGGTGTGGAGGCAGACTCTTTCAACTTCAAGAGAGTTGGGGAAGGCGGTGGCCACCGCAATACGGGAGTACGGGAGGTATGTGTACGTGCTGGCAAGCTCAGATTTTAACCACTACGAGCCCCACGAAGTGACTGTACAAAAGGACGACATGGCTATAAGCAAAATCTTAAAGGTCGACGAGGCGGGGCTTTTCGAAGTTGCCTCTAAGTTTGACATTTCTATATGCGGGCTGGGGCCAATAGGCGCACTCATCGTCATAGCTAAAGAGCTTGGGTTTGGCAACGTGACGTTGTTAAAACATGCAACTTCAGGCGATACAAGTGGGTACAAGGACGAAACTGTGGGGTATGCGAGTATATTGTTCCACCGTTAG
- a CDS encoding beta-CASP ribonuclease aCPSF1, protein MSFIEVENKVRSILSGVDIVKVSYEGPNLCIYVKRPTETVLDMAGEVAKTLKKRVVIRVDASSRFPEKNAAKIIKELLGDAIDDVKFENSGDVYIYLARPLREREIREISREIFLKTGWRAVIESGVPKDGVKLPRHEIVGVRQVYHQAYSQRAELMDLLAKYIHQEPVLKEGPITVTFLGAAMEVGRSAILVSTTESNVLLDCGLKPSQYDEDFPMLDLVDIDRLDAVVLTHAHMDHVGCLPFLFKYGYKGPVYMTDPTKYQAFILLTDYVELKEREGLQPSFSKADVEAVIYHTITLDYEEVTDIAPDIKLTFYDAGHEIGSAMAHLHIGNGRYNILYTGDFKYGKTRLLNRAVSKFKRVEMLIMESTYGGKDDVQPPRHEAENALAKHISETVSKGGKVLIPAFSTGRGQEILYILNKMMDGGLVPRVPIYVDGMIVETLNVYLMYPHYLNPEVAEEIYGGVNPFTTSGNVVIVDRAKRVEDRINQVAKIAQSEEPAIIIAPHGMLNGGPVLDYFAQLAPDDKNKLVFVSYQAEGTIGRRILNGEREFVVRSLVGGESKINMRMEVVSIPGFSGHSDRRELMKYVEHIEPKPKKIALIHGEPSKIISLATSIELKYKITTVIPKVGERIRVL, encoded by the coding sequence GTGTCTTTTATAGAAGTAGAAAATAAAGTAAGGTCTATTCTTTCCGGTGTTGATATAGTCAAGGTAAGCTACGAAGGCCCGAACTTGTGTATATATGTAAAACGTCCCACAGAGACCGTATTAGACATGGCAGGTGAGGTTGCGAAGACGTTAAAAAAACGCGTAGTTATAAGGGTAGACGCGAGCAGTAGGTTCCCTGAGAAAAATGCCGCTAAGATAATTAAAGAACTGCTCGGTGATGCTATTGACGATGTGAAGTTTGAAAACAGCGGCGATGTGTATATCTACCTGGCAAGACCTCTGAGAGAACGGGAGATTAGAGAGATTTCGCGAGAAATTTTTCTAAAAACCGGCTGGAGGGCCGTCATAGAGAGCGGAGTGCCTAAAGATGGAGTAAAGCTACCTAGACACGAAATTGTCGGCGTGCGCCAAGTCTACCACCAGGCATATTCCCAGAGGGCGGAGCTTATGGACCTCTTGGCGAAGTACATCCACCAAGAGCCCGTACTGAAAGAGGGCCCCATCACGGTCACGTTTCTGGGCGCCGCCATGGAGGTGGGTAGAAGCGCTATTCTCGTAAGCACCACGGAGAGCAACGTTTTGCTGGACTGTGGGCTGAAGCCGAGCCAATACGACGAGGATTTCCCCATGTTGGACCTAGTGGATATTGATAGGCTTGACGCCGTTGTGTTGACCCACGCTCACATGGACCACGTCGGCTGCCTCCCGTTTCTATTCAAGTACGGCTACAAGGGGCCTGTGTATATGACAGACCCCACTAAGTACCAGGCCTTCATCCTCTTGACAGACTACGTGGAGCTTAAGGAGAGGGAGGGGCTCCAGCCGAGCTTCTCCAAGGCAGACGTGGAGGCTGTCATATACCACACCATCACCCTTGACTACGAGGAGGTGACCGACATCGCGCCGGATATTAAACTCACGTTTTACGACGCAGGCCACGAAATAGGCTCCGCCATGGCCCACTTACACATCGGCAACGGCCGCTACAACATCTTATACACGGGCGATTTCAAATACGGCAAGACTAGGCTTTTGAACAGGGCTGTGAGCAAGTTTAAGCGTGTCGAAATGTTGATAATGGAATCCACATACGGAGGAAAAGACGACGTGCAACCCCCGAGGCATGAGGCGGAGAACGCCTTGGCTAAACACATCTCCGAAACTGTCTCGAAAGGGGGAAAAGTGTTGATACCCGCCTTCAGCACGGGGAGGGGCCAAGAGATCCTCTACATCCTTAACAAAATGATGGATGGCGGCTTAGTGCCCCGCGTTCCGATATACGTCGACGGGATGATAGTGGAGACGCTCAACGTCTACTTAATGTACCCCCACTACCTCAACCCAGAAGTGGCCGAGGAGATCTACGGCGGCGTTAATCCATTCACCACCTCGGGCAACGTGGTGATTGTAGATAGGGCCAAGAGGGTCGAGGATAGGATTAACCAAGTGGCTAAGATCGCCCAGAGCGAGGAGCCTGCCATAATTATAGCCCCCCACGGCATGCTAAACGGAGGCCCCGTCTTGGACTACTTCGCCCAGCTTGCCCCCGACGATAAAAACAAGCTGGTCTTCGTCTCCTATCAAGCCGAGGGGACAATCGGCAGGCGTATCCTAAACGGCGAGCGGGAGTTCGTAGTGAGGAGTCTCGTAGGCGGTGAGTCTAAGATCAACATGCGCATGGAGGTAGTCTCCATACCAGGCTTCTCGGGCCACAGCGATAGGAGAGAACTTATGAAATACGTAGAGCACATAGAGCCAAAGCCGAAGAAGATAGCGCTTATACACGGGGAGCCTTCTAAAATAATTAGCCTCGCCACGTCAATTGAGCTGAAGTATAAGATCACAACAGTGATACCGAAGGTGGGAGAGAGGATTAGGGTTCTGTGA